In Deltaproteobacteria bacterium, a genomic segment contains:
- a CDS encoding AAA family ATPase produces MREKIRALIIEADPEVVRSIDFLVRQAGSIDLRWRASSIREGADLIRENRPDLAIVGVNGDPASAISSLAGEFPGLYLLALSATDDADYVLQSTRAGAHDLIRKPVREIDLRIAAEKVIRLRSANASVDRNGEIVTVFSNKGGNGATTIAANLAHALVRYHGKKVVVADLVLAHGDVTMFFNVSPTFSVMDLAANAEKADPEFLRSLLIRHSSGVDILADTPRIEDADRITSTQIRNSLFALRSMFDVVIVDTPHQFDEKTLTALEMSDTILLVTLLNLPALKNTQRSLELFCRLGILDGRVKLVLSRYLPDDEIPKESIEGIMNCPVFFAIPNDYPTVLSSVNRGKLLAEFAPDKEVTQAFRQMAELLAGRESLPEAPKRKRGLLDRVLHPARNAS; encoded by the coding sequence ATGCGGGAAAAGATACGCGCGCTCATCATCGAAGCGGACCCGGAAGTCGTCCGTTCCATCGATTTTCTGGTGAGGCAGGCGGGTTCCATCGACTTGCGTTGGAGGGCGTCGTCTATCCGTGAGGGGGCGGACCTTATCCGGGAGAATCGGCCCGACCTGGCGATAGTGGGAGTGAACGGCGATCCGGCATCGGCGATCTCCTCCCTGGCCGGGGAGTTTCCCGGGTTGTACCTTCTGGCGCTGTCCGCCACGGACGACGCGGACTACGTGCTGCAGTCGACGCGAGCGGGTGCGCACGACCTGATCCGGAAGCCCGTCCGGGAGATCGACCTCCGAATCGCCGCGGAAAAGGTCATCCGGCTGCGTTCCGCCAACGCCTCCGTCGACAGGAACGGCGAGATCGTCACCGTGTTCAGCAACAAGGGCGGGAACGGTGCGACGACGATCGCAGCCAATCTCGCTCACGCCCTCGTCCGCTACCACGGCAAGAAGGTCGTCGTGGCGGACCTTGTCCTTGCGCACGGCGACGTGACGATGTTCTTCAACGTGAGCCCCACGTTCTCCGTGATGGATCTCGCCGCGAACGCGGAAAAGGCGGACCCGGAATTCCTGCGCTCTCTCCTGATACGTCACTCATCGGGAGTCGACATACTTGCGGACACGCCGAGGATCGAGGACGCGGACCGGATAACTTCCACACAGATCAGGAATTCCCTTTTCGCGCTTCGTTCCATGTTCGACGTCGTCATCGTCGACACCCCGCACCAGTTCGACGAGAAGACGCTGACCGCTCTCGAGATGTCCGACACGATTCTCCTCGTCACGCTGCTCAATCTGCCCGCGCTAAAGAACACCCAGCGGAGCCTGGAGCTGTTCTGCCGGCTCGGAATCCTGGACGGCCGCGTGAAACTCGTCCTGAGCCGGTATCTTCCCGACGACGAGATCCCGAAGGAAAGCATCGAGGGGATAATGAACTGCCCCGTCTTCTTCGCCATCCCGAACGATTATCCCACCGTGCTTTCATCCGTAAACCGGGGGAAGCTCCTCGCCGAATTCGCACCCGACAAGGAGGTCACCCAGGCCTTCCGGCAAATGGCGGAACTGCTGGCGGGCCGGGAATCGCTGCCTGAAGCGCCGAAAAGGAAGCGGGGGCTGCTGGATCGGGTCCTCCATCCCGCGAGGAACGCCTCATGA
- a CDS encoding Flp family type IVb pilin — protein MLKRFFKSIQEEKGQALTEYGLILALIAVVCIAALTLTGTSVSGVLNNIAAQV, from the coding sequence ATGTTAAAGAGATTTTTCAAAAGCATCCAGGAGGAAAAGGGGCAGGCTCTTACCGAGTACGGGTTGATCCTGGCCTTGATCGCTGTCGTATGCATTGCGGCTCTTACTCTCACGGGCACCAGCGTTTCGGGCGTTCTCAACAATATCGCCGCACAGGTGTGA
- a CDS encoding (Fe-S)-binding protein — protein MANKRTVPVSLFFTCLADAFFPRVAFATAAVLERFGADVRVPLTQTCCGQPAFNSGNRKEARKMARKFLQAFAGDGYIVTPSGSCASMVKNEYPVLFRDEPGMLSLAALAGERTYELSQFLVEILGVSDPLSSFRGKVTYHDSCHLRRGLGVIEPPRKLLRAIPGVTLVEMEDSDRCCGFGGIFSVKYPHISCRMVEEKIERILATGAQYVTSGDIGCLMNIGGMISRSGYPVKPLHLAEILAGDVEVPG, from the coding sequence ATGGCGAACAAGCGCACCGTTCCCGTCTCCCTCTTCTTCACCTGCCTTGCCGACGCGTTTTTCCCGAGGGTCGCATTCGCTACCGCGGCCGTCCTGGAGCGGTTCGGGGCTGATGTTCGCGTCCCTCTTACCCAAACGTGCTGCGGCCAGCCGGCCTTCAACTCGGGCAACCGTAAAGAAGCCCGGAAAATGGCCCGGAAGTTCCTGCAGGCGTTCGCCGGTGACGGCTATATCGTCACACCATCCGGCTCCTGCGCATCGATGGTGAAGAACGAATACCCCGTGCTTTTCCGGGACGAGCCTGGGATGCTCTCGCTGGCCGCCCTGGCGGGGGAGCGGACCTATGAGCTTTCGCAATTCCTCGTCGAAATTCTGGGAGTGTCCGACCCGCTGTCTTCGTTCCGGGGCAAGGTCACCTACCACGACTCCTGCCACCTGCGGAGGGGTCTCGGTGTGATCGAACCTCCGCGAAAGCTTCTCCGCGCCATACCGGGGGTGACTCTGGTCGAGATGGAGGACAGCGACCGATGCTGCGGCTTCGGAGGGATCTTCTCTGTCAAGTACCCGCACATCTCCTGCCGGATGGTGGAGGAAAAGATCGAGCGGATCCTCGCCACCGGGGCCCAGTACGTCACCTCGGGGGACATAGGTTGCCTGATGAACATCGGTGGAATGATTTCCCGTTCCGGCTATCCCGTGAAGCCGCTCCATCTCGCTGAGATCCTGGCCGGTGACGTCGAGGTTCCCGGCTGA
- a CDS encoding Flp family type IVb pilin: MTDKKMHSVSKQGMEKGRNGQALTEYALIITFIAVVCVAALAAMGTSISGFFSGSSGWF; encoded by the coding sequence ATGACGGACAAGAAAATGCATTCCGTATCCAAGCAAGGAATGGAAAAGGGCCGGAACGGCCAGGCACTCACGGAATACGCATTGATCATAACTTTCATCGCGGTGGTATGCGTCGCCGCATTGGCGGCTATGGGCACATCTATAAGCGGGTTCTTCAGCGGTTCGAGCGGGTGGTTTTAA
- a CDS encoding type II and III secretion system protein family protein yields the protein MKNTSVTAAVLIGIILLIPSAEPALAGSKMGVPGESAQAMHLKPNQSFLIDTEFNIRRISVGKPEIADVTVVTPRQLMVTGKTPGVTTLIYWNDMGLPTSVDLSVWAENGIHGELKKYAPGEKFEIGGTPDSMILSGKVSTDTAQNRLVDAAKAYSKNVVNLLSPDRVEQIMIQVRVAEVDRSAVKELGFGAQTEQGSIRGALSPGNAFTPFFGNLRDQEIKNIGPNFSFSDAMNLFVAKPGQFPKFAAFIHALQDRGSLRMLAEPNLVVANGMEGKFLAGGEFPVVYTTASGSGSAVSVTYKEFGVRLNFQPKIAPNGEIFLKIAQEVSELDFANAVLLSGFRIPALRSRKAESSLQLADGQSFVLAGLIDNKISKQVAKIPLLGDIPVLGTLFRSTRYQNNETELMVMVTPRIVRPLEKGTAMQLPTDRMKPEETSPKMVW from the coding sequence GTGAAAAACACATCGGTAACCGCAGCCGTCCTTATAGGCATCATTCTCCTCATCCCCTCCGCGGAACCGGCGCTGGCCGGGTCGAAGATGGGAGTTCCCGGAGAGTCCGCCCAGGCGATGCACCTCAAGCCGAACCAGTCCTTCCTTATAGACACGGAATTCAATATCCGAAGGATTTCCGTCGGCAAGCCGGAGATCGCCGACGTCACCGTCGTGACGCCCAGGCAGTTGATGGTCACCGGTAAAACTCCCGGCGTGACCACTCTTATCTACTGGAACGACATGGGACTCCCCACCTCCGTGGACCTCAGCGTATGGGCGGAAAACGGCATCCACGGCGAATTGAAGAAATACGCGCCCGGCGAGAAGTTCGAAATCGGCGGGACGCCGGACTCCATGATCCTTTCGGGAAAGGTGAGCACGGACACGGCGCAGAACCGGCTGGTGGATGCGGCGAAGGCATATTCGAAGAACGTGGTCAACCTCCTCTCGCCGGATCGGGTGGAACAGATAATGATCCAGGTCCGGGTGGCCGAGGTCGACCGCAGCGCCGTAAAGGAGCTGGGATTCGGCGCCCAGACCGAGCAGGGCAGCATCCGGGGCGCCCTTTCGCCGGGGAACGCGTTCACCCCCTTCTTCGGAAATTTGAGAGACCAGGAAATCAAGAACATCGGTCCGAACTTCTCGTTCAGCGACGCGATGAACCTCTTCGTCGCGAAGCCAGGCCAGTTCCCGAAATTCGCAGCCTTCATCCATGCCCTGCAGGACCGGGGGTCGTTACGTATGCTCGCGGAGCCGAACCTTGTCGTGGCCAACGGCATGGAGGGGAAGTTCCTCGCGGGGGGCGAATTTCCGGTTGTTTATACGACCGCCTCGGGGAGCGGATCGGCCGTCAGCGTCACCTACAAGGAGTTCGGCGTGCGCCTGAACTTCCAACCGAAGATCGCCCCGAACGGTGAAATCTTCCTCAAGATCGCGCAGGAAGTGAGCGAGCTCGACTTCGCCAACGCGGTGCTGCTCTCGGGGTTCCGCATACCGGCGCTTAGGAGCCGCAAGGCCGAATCGAGCCTGCAACTTGCAGACGGTCAGAGCTTCGTCCTTGCGGGGCTCATCGACAACAAGATTTCCAAACAGGTGGCCAAGATCCCGCTGCTGGGAGACATCCCGGTACTGGGAACATTGTTTCGCAGCACGCGGTACCAGAACAATGAAACCGAGTTGATGGTGATGGTGACCCCGCGGATCGTCCGTCCCCTGGAGAAGGGGACGGCGATGCAGCTTCCGACGGACCGGATGAAGCCCGAGGAAACCTCGCCGAAGATGGTCTGGTAA
- a CDS encoding CpaF family protein — protein MTVAEWLAKKNEQASLSLADSPARKGSQGAEGRPYQELKSTIHRRLIDRLDLSTVADISAEQLSGIIKTVVENMIAQEGVPLTRSERERLILEIQHETLGLGPLEPLLQDPGISDIMVNGPEQVFVERQGKLVRTEVTFKDNDHLMSVIERIVSKVGRRVDESSPLVDARLSDGSRVNVIIPPLAIDGPAMSIRRFGASPLKMENLLVNGSLTEEMAAAFDAIVRSRLNLLISGGTGAGKTTLLNILSSSIPVNERIITIEDAAELILQQEHTVRLETRQPNVEGKGAVTQRDLVRNALRMRPDRIIVGEVRGAEALDMLQAMNTGHDGSISTIHANTPRDALSRIETMVLMAGLELPSRAIREQISSALNVIVQVCRMSDGTRKIVTVSEVTGMEGDVIVLQDIFVFDRKGIDREGKVAGAYRPTGIRPKFLDAVHAAGIHLGAQIFMARQR, from the coding sequence ATGACGGTCGCCGAATGGCTGGCGAAGAAAAACGAACAGGCGTCCCTTTCCCTCGCCGACTCGCCTGCGCGCAAGGGCAGCCAGGGCGCGGAGGGCCGCCCCTACCAGGAACTGAAGAGCACCATCCACAGGCGGCTGATCGACCGGCTCGATCTTTCCACCGTCGCCGACATCTCCGCGGAGCAGCTCTCCGGGATCATCAAGACGGTCGTGGAAAACATGATCGCCCAGGAAGGGGTCCCGCTCACGCGGTCGGAGAGGGAGCGGCTCATCCTCGAAATCCAGCATGAGACGCTGGGGCTGGGACCGCTGGAGCCGCTTCTCCAGGACCCCGGGATTTCCGACATCATGGTCAACGGTCCGGAGCAGGTGTTCGTCGAGCGGCAGGGGAAACTCGTCAGGACCGAAGTGACCTTCAAGGACAACGATCACCTGATGTCCGTCATCGAACGGATCGTATCCAAGGTGGGACGGCGCGTCGACGAATCGTCCCCGCTGGTGGATGCCCGCCTTTCGGACGGATCCCGCGTGAACGTCATCATCCCTCCCCTGGCGATCGACGGCCCTGCGATGTCCATACGCCGTTTCGGGGCCTCACCCCTGAAGATGGAGAACCTTCTCGTCAACGGAAGCCTGACCGAGGAGATGGCGGCGGCGTTCGACGCCATCGTGCGGTCGCGGCTGAACCTGCTCATATCGGGGGGAACGGGGGCGGGAAAAACGACACTGCTCAACATCCTGTCGTCCTCGATCCCGGTAAACGAGCGGATCATCACCATCGAGGATGCGGCGGAACTGATCCTCCAGCAGGAGCACACTGTGCGGCTGGAAACGCGCCAGCCGAACGTCGAGGGGAAAGGGGCCGTCACTCAGCGGGACCTCGTGCGGAACGCGCTCCGGATGCGGCCGGACCGGATAATCGTTGGGGAAGTCCGCGGAGCGGAGGCGCTGGACATGCTTCAGGCGATGAACACCGGGCACGACGGGTCCATCTCCACGATCCACGCGAATACCCCGCGGGACGCATTATCCCGGATCGAAACGATGGTTCTGATGGCCGGGCTCGAGCTCCCCTCGCGCGCAATCCGGGAGCAGATCAGCTCCGCATTGAACGTGATCGTGCAGGTCTGCCGCATGAGCGACGGGACGCGAAAGATCGTCACCGTCAGCGAGGTCACGGGGATGGAAGGGGACGTGATCGTGTTGCAGGACATTTTCGTATTCGACAGGAAGGGGATCGACCGGGAAGGAAAGGTCGCCGGCGCCTATCGCCCGACCGGCATCCGGCCGAAGTTCCTCGACGCGGTCCACGCCGCCGGGATCCACCTCGGGGCCCAGATATTCATGGCGCGGCAGCGCTGA
- a CDS encoding type II secretion system F family protein translates to MVLVPLLVFASVLVISLGGYFLVTSGDTMSRDVKRRLALLSLRGIEEADIPNILKNELLSDVPALNRVLATFDAALKIDRRLKQAGMQWKVGAFLLLSLSAFAVGLLFGTVVHWPFAFSLAAGLLFLFLPNALVNIRRRRRLRTFVAHFPDALEMFARSLRAGHSFTGAIQLVSQEMPDPVGTEFRQVFDEQNLGVPLREALTGMTHRIDSIEVRFFVTAILIQKETGGNLAEIIDKIAHVIRERFRIEGQLKVFTAQARMTGTILVLLPIGVAVAIGILNPEYMKPLWFEKAGKLMIALAACMQVAGALVIRKIIRIKI, encoded by the coding sequence ATGGTCCTCGTTCCGCTTCTCGTGTTCGCCTCGGTCCTCGTCATCTCCCTCGGCGGATACTTCCTCGTCACCTCCGGCGATACCATGAGCCGCGACGTGAAGCGAAGGCTTGCGCTTCTGTCGCTTCGGGGCATAGAGGAAGCCGATATCCCGAACATTCTCAAGAACGAATTGCTGAGCGACGTCCCCGCGCTCAACCGGGTCCTCGCCACTTTCGACGCCGCCCTGAAAATCGACCGCCGTCTCAAGCAGGCGGGGATGCAGTGGAAGGTGGGCGCCTTCCTGCTCCTCTCCCTTTCGGCTTTCGCCGTCGGTCTCCTGTTCGGAACGGTGGTGCACTGGCCGTTCGCGTTCTCACTGGCCGCCGGGCTGCTGTTCCTTTTTCTTCCGAACGCCTTGGTGAACATCCGGCGAAGACGGCGCCTCCGGACCTTCGTGGCGCACTTCCCGGACGCGCTGGAAATGTTCGCGCGATCCCTGCGCGCCGGGCACTCGTTTACAGGCGCGATCCAGCTCGTTTCGCAGGAGATGCCCGATCCCGTGGGGACGGAGTTCCGGCAGGTATTCGACGAGCAGAACCTGGGGGTTCCCTTGAGGGAAGCGCTCACGGGGATGACGCACCGGATCGACAGCATCGAGGTAAGGTTTTTCGTCACCGCCATCCTGATCCAGAAGGAAACGGGGGGGAACCTCGCCGAAATCATCGACAAGATCGCCCACGTCATCCGCGAGCGGTTCCGGATCGAGGGACAGCTCAAGGTTTTCACCGCGCAGGCCCGCATGACGGGGACGATCCTTGTTCTTCTGCCGATCGGCGTCGCCGTCGCGATCGGCATCCTGAATCCTGAATACATGAAGCCGCTCTGGTTCGAAAAGGCCGGCAAGCTGATGATCGCGCTCGCAGCCTGCATGCAGGTTGCGGGAGCGCTCGTGATCCGGAAGATCATCCGAATCAAGATCTGA
- a CDS encoding Hpt domain-containing protein, which translates to MIVGCFLSDFPRQIGFIRNCLPFGNWSEAAMLAHASRGAAGCVEAGKIATILLDLENALNGRRPEESEKMLLQLDEEFLRYREAAEISGMAEESRENPNEDTDS; encoded by the coding sequence ATGATCGTAGGATGCTTCCTTTCGGACTTTCCGCGGCAGATCGGCTTCATCCGGAATTGCCTGCCTTTCGGCAACTGGTCGGAGGCGGCGATGCTCGCCCACGCGTCACGGGGCGCCGCGGGATGCGTAGAAGCCGGAAAGATCGCAACCATCCTCCTGGACCTCGAAAATGCATTGAACGGCCGCCGGCCGGAGGAAAGCGAGAAGATGCTCCTCCAGCTCGACGAGGAATTCCTTCGTTACAGGGAAGCCGCCGAAATCTCGGGAATGGCCGAAGAGAGCCGGGAGAATCCAAATGAGGATACTGATAGCTGA
- the cpaB gene encoding Flp pilus assembly protein CpaB: MKKTRVVGVVGVALVLALAAGLGAHRFLSQKSALADEARLHTAGIAVALVDIQIGSTINSNQVGLSTWPKDLYPKDAFADTKPVVGRMAMRDFLRGEPFVESKLVPTDKNGGLLSLKVPAGMRAFTVKVNEVVGVGGFIVPDSRVDVVVTTAVSPQRQQDQVSKTFLQDVLVLAAGQIVEQKDNKPITVNTVTLAVSPPDAEKLALASNDGKIQLVLRHISDKEKVETPGSDKGRLLSSLHQKPVPAAAEGTGKRQARRAPREARRKSDASDRGTSVQVARSQYVVEVIKAGKRSEEKFE; this comes from the coding sequence ATGAAAAAGACCCGGGTCGTCGGAGTTGTGGGGGTGGCGCTGGTGCTTGCGCTTGCGGCCGGCCTGGGGGCCCACCGGTTCCTGTCACAGAAGAGCGCCCTTGCCGACGAGGCGAGACTGCATACCGCGGGCATCGCGGTGGCCCTCGTCGACATACAGATCGGCTCCACGATAAATTCGAACCAGGTGGGACTGTCCACCTGGCCGAAGGACCTTTACCCGAAGGACGCGTTCGCCGATACGAAGCCCGTCGTCGGCAGAATGGCCATGCGGGACTTCCTGCGAGGCGAACCGTTCGTCGAATCGAAACTTGTCCCCACCGACAAGAACGGCGGACTTCTTTCACTGAAGGTACCAGCCGGGATGCGGGCTTTCACCGTCAAGGTGAATGAAGTCGTGGGGGTAGGGGGATTCATAGTCCCCGATTCGCGTGTCGACGTCGTAGTTACGACCGCCGTATCTCCGCAGCGGCAGCAGGACCAGGTTTCCAAGACATTCCTCCAGGATGTCCTCGTCCTCGCGGCCGGGCAGATCGTGGAGCAGAAAGACAACAAGCCGATCACGGTGAATACGGTGACCCTGGCAGTGTCGCCGCCGGATGCCGAGAAGCTGGCGCTCGCGAGCAACGACGGAAAGATCCAGCTGGTCCTCAGGCACATCTCCGACAAGGAGAAGGTGGAGACCCCGGGGAGCGACAAGGGCAGGCTCCTGTCCTCGCTGCATCAGAAGCCTGTTCCTGCGGCAGCCGAAGGCACGGGCAAGCGCCAGGCACGGCGCGCCCCCCGGGAGGCCCGCCGAAAGTCCGACGCGTCGGACCGGGGGACTTCCGTTCAGGTGGCAAGGAGCCAATACGTAGTCGAGGTCATCAAGGCCGGAAAGCGTTCCGAGGAAAAATTCGAATAG
- a CDS encoding response regulator translates to MRILIAEDDFTSRMVLNTILVPFGECDVAVNGEEAIHAFKLAHQQGNPYDLICLDLMMPARDGHRVLEDIRRMEESMFLAKNSRIVITTSLGDRQNVLLAANGKCEGYFLKPIDKGKFIERLAALGLILPDGGGART, encoded by the coding sequence ATGAGGATACTGATAGCTGAAGACGACTTCACCAGCCGGATGGTGCTCAATACCATCCTGGTTCCATTCGGGGAATGCGATGTCGCCGTAAACGGCGAGGAGGCGATCCATGCATTCAAGCTCGCTCACCAACAGGGCAACCCCTATGACCTGATCTGCCTCGACCTCATGATGCCCGCCAGGGACGGCCACCGCGTGCTCGAAGACATCCGAAGGATGGAAGAATCGATGTTCCTGGCGAAAAACTCCAGGATAGTGATCACCACGAGCCTCGGGGACCGGCAAAACGTGCTCCTGGCCGCGAACGGCAAGTGCGAAGGGTACTTTCTGAAACCGATCGACAAGGGGAAATTCATAGAACGCCTTGCGGCGCTGGGGTTGATACTTCCTGACGGCGGCGGTGCCCGGACTTAG
- a CDS encoding pilus assembly protein, whose protein sequence is MMRRSAERSAGRSEKGQSLVEFSLVLPIFLFLLVGIAEFGRAWMTRNILTGAAREAVRIAAVQGNSSSATARANNILSSAGINGASVVLNDDGTAYGTCAATVSYNFPLAVAGFLPGLSGTSIPLSSSTSMRKEF, encoded by the coding sequence ATGATGAGAAGATCGGCGGAAAGATCGGCGGGAAGATCGGAAAAGGGGCAAAGCCTGGTGGAGTTCTCCCTTGTGCTTCCGATCTTCCTCTTTCTTCTCGTCGGCATCGCGGAATTCGGGCGCGCATGGATGACCAGGAACATCCTCACCGGCGCAGCCCGCGAAGCAGTGCGTATCGCCGCGGTCCAGGGGAACTCCTCATCCGCGACCGCCCGCGCGAACAACATCCTGTCATCCGCCGGGATCAACGGCGCTTCCGTCGTGCTGAACGACGACGGAACGGCGTACGGAACCTGCGCGGCAACCGTTTCATACAATTTTCCCCTGGCGGTAGCGGGGTTTCTCCCCGGGTTGTCCGGCACATCGATTCCTTTGAGCAGCTCCACATCCATGAGGAAAGAATTCTGA